One window from the genome of Cryptomeria japonica chromosome 6, Sugi_1.0, whole genome shotgun sequence encodes:
- the LOC131055030 gene encoding exocyst complex component EXO70A1, translating to MLTSFELNTFQGLLSAQKSLLKSTHNAKQIGQSIHKCGHNLQLMKQRREDLESVVAPLLSLSRESQNLIKCIKNAVASAVEVLAAMMSVRELRNTLVGDDPGASVEGYLGAALKLEGYLNFVAENLPLALSQLEEAVRVSNSSPLVDEYTMERLNNCIEALWRNSKEGDHDGDSKRLLDMAAQKLESSFNLVLTDFTVSYRKTSELLTSQGEQTLNFDVFMNGNLKTVKEIAQFLKRNGRAQQCFKMYWDVRVRIVKDSFQNMRPYYLSYNSENLKGLDWADLEGQFSDWLALLDVGVRELLWPERQLCYQIFEGFDEEAWTRCFGKLALVGGMDELIRFGEAIVASQREPQMVFKLLDTFERLENLKGDLEKVFGGYGCMETRLRFRELQKQLAHSCCQVLLGFTKKVEEDSGFPADGDLLKITRYVVNYLKFLVGEYRLVMVWVLEMEGMENPEMKLSQMVEDVFSALERSLEGRSKGYAEPALAHLFLMNNYWYIFKRVRDSELAFLGEMWLKERKRWVNQQLLGYEKHEWGPVLVHMNREGLAASTGSRGATKELFKQRLSAFNSALDHIREAHRHWVISDDDLREGTLVKITQVLVPAYRNFTETYGHLLDNNANRNRYLRYTPEKLEDLLANIFSEKSHDMPNEVEFT from the exons ATGTTGACCAGCTTCGAACTCAATACCTTCCAAGGTCTGCTTTCAGCACAAAAATCCCTCCTCAAATCCACCCACAATGCAAAGCAAATTGGCCAGTCAATTCATAAATGCGGGCACAATTTGCAGTTGATGAAGCAGAGAAGAGAAGATCTCGAATCGGTGGTTGCTCCTTTGCTTTCTCTTTCCAGAGAATCTCAGAATTTGATCAAATGTATTAAGAATGCGGTTGCATCTGCCGTGGAAGTTTTGGCGGCCATGATGTCGGTCAGAGAATTGAGAAACACTCTAGTGGGAGATGATCCTGGAGCCAGTGTGGAAGGCTATCTGGGAGCTGCTCTTAAGCTTGAAGGTTACTTGAATTTCGTTGCAGAGAATCTACCACTCGCGTTGAGCCAGCTGGAAGAGGCCGTTCGGGTCTCCAACTCCAGTCCTCTG GTTGACGAGTATACAATGGAGAGACTAAACAATTGCATTGAAGCTTTATGGAGGAATTCAAAGGAGGGTGATCATGATGGTGATAGCAAACGGCTGTTGGACATGGCAGCACAGAAGCTGGAATCTTCATTCAATCTGGTTCTAACTGACTTCACTGTAAGTTACAGAAAGACCTCAGAACTCCTAACATCACAAGGAGAacaaactttgaattttgatgtttttatgAATGGAAACTTAAAAACCGTTAAGGAGATTGCACAGTTCCTGAAGAGAAATGGCAGAGCTCAGCAATGCTTTAAAATGTACTGGGATGTTAGGGTTAGAATAGTGAAGGATAGTTTCCAAAACATGAGACCCTACTATTTAAGCTATAATTCTGAAAATCTCAAAGGTCTAGACTGGGCTGATTTGGAAGGGCAGTTTTCAGATTGGTTGGCGTTATTGGATGTGGGAGTGAGGGAACTGTTGTGGCCTGAAAGGCAGCTGTGCTATCAGATATTTGAGGGCTTTGATGAGGAGGCATGGACAAGGTGTTTTGGCAAATTGGCCTTGGTGGGGGGGATGGATGAACTTATTCGGTTTGGGGAGGCTATCGTTGCGAGCCAGAGAGAACCGCAAATGGTCTTTAAACTTTTGGACACTTTTGAAAGGCTAGAGAACTTGAAGGGAGATTTAGAGAAAGTATTTGGAGGCTATGGATGCATGGAAACAAGGCTTCGTTTCAGAGAGCTTCAGAAGCAGTTGGCCCACAGTTGTTGCCAGGTGCTTTTGGGCTTTACAAAGAAGGTGGAGGAGGATTCAGGTTTTCCTGCGGATGGTGATCTGCTTAAGATCACTAGATATGTTGTCAATTACCTCAAGTTTTTGGTTGGTGAATACCGCCTTGTGATGGTATGGGTTTTGGAAATGGAAGGGATGGAAAACCCTGAAATGAAGCTTTCTCAGATGGTAGAGGATGTTTTTAGTGCTTTGGAAAGGAGCTTGGAAGGGAGATCAAAAGGGTATGCGGAACCGGCACTTGCCCATCTATTTTTGATGAATAATTACTGGTATATATTCAAGAGGGTTAGGGACAGTGAGCTGGCATTTTTGGGAGAGATGTGGCTCAAGGAGCGGAAACGATGGGTTAATCAGCAGCTTTTGGGTTATGAGAAACACGAATGGGGACCTGTTCTTGTGCATATGAACAGGGAAGGATTAGCTGCATCTACTGGCAGCAGAGGAGCAACCAAGGAGCTGTTTAAGCAAAGGCTCAGTGCATTCAACTCAGCACTTGATCATATTCGTGAAGCACATCGACATTGGGTGATATCTGATGATGATCTGAGAGAGGGAACTCTTGTTAAAATTACACAGGTTCTTGTTCCTGCTTATAGAAACTTCACTGAAACTTATGGCCATTTATTGGACAATAATGCCAATAGAAATAGGTACCTGAGATATACCCCAGAGAAACTAGAAGACTTGCTGGCTAATATTTTCAGTGAAAAATCCCACGATATGCCAAATGAAGTTGAGTTTACCTAA